One Helianthus annuus cultivar XRQ/B chromosome 7, HanXRQr2.0-SUNRISE, whole genome shotgun sequence genomic region harbors:
- the LOC110891071 gene encoding cytochrome b561 and DOMON domain-containing protein At3g07570, with product MMMRLLINLPFLLIFACSLQAQAQDSCSSNTNLVNLKDHIRFETSSLICNPVWTSQHFILRYSQAGPSLWSFVLSAPNTNSYVGMGFSPNGAMVGSSAVVGWVASGGLPNMKRYFLGGKTPSQVLVDQGDLQILENTSSVFSDSSRIYMAFQLVIDQASQRLVYAVGDNNSPAPSAPSFLLTRHRSEIAVRLNYALGQGSQTKAPYSNLKRSHGILNMIGWGILIPIGAMIARYMKHLDSLWFYMHTGIQSLGFILGLAGVIAGVVLNDRIDAGVGKHKGLGVTILVFGFLQVLAFLARPSMDAKARKYWNWYHHNVGRLMILFAIVNIFYGIHLAKAESSWNGGYGFILALFVITILILEFRKLRE from the exons ATGATGATGAGATTACTCATAAATCTtccatttttgttgatttttgcaTGTTCATTGCAGGCGCAGGCACAAGATTCATGTAGTTCTAACACAAATCTTGTAAATCTCAAAGACCATATTCGTTTTGAAACTTCTTCTCTCATTTGCAACCCTGTTTGGACATCTCAACATTTCATCCTCAGA TACTCTCAAGCAGGTCCTAGTTTATGGAGCTTTGTCTTATCGGCACCAAACACAAATTCCTATGTTGGAATGGGGTTTTCACCCAATGGCGCTATGGTGGGGTCCAGCGCCGTCGTCGGTTGGGTGGCGAGTGGTGGTTTACCAAACATGAAAAGGTATTTCCTTGGTGGTAAAACCCCGAGCCAAGTGTTAGTTGATCAAGGAGACCTACAGATTCTAGAAAACACATCATCAGTTTTCTCGGATTCGTCTCGGATATACATGGCATTTCAGTTGGTCATTGACCAAGCAAGCCAACGACTTGTGTATGCTGTAGGGGATAACAACAGTCCGGCTCCAAGTGCGCCTAGTTTTCTCTTGACTCGACATAGAAGTGAGATTGCTGTTAGATTGAATTACGCCTTGG GTCAAGGTAGCCAAACTAAGGCCCCTTACTCGAATTTGAAGAGAAGTCATGGAATCTTGAACATGATTGGATGGGGCATATTGATTCCTATTGGCGCAATGATTGCTCGTTATATGAAACATTTAGATTCGTTGTGGTTTTATATGCATACGGGGATTCAGTCATTGGGGTTTATTCTCGGGTTAGCAGGCGTGATTGCCGGAGTCGTGTTAAATGATCGGATTGATGCTGGTGTTGGAAAGCACAAAGGACTTGGAGTAACCATTCTTGTTTTTGGTTTTCTTCAG GTTCTAGCTTTCTTGGCTCGTCCTTCTATGGATGCAAAAGCAAGAAAATATTGGAATTGGTATCACCACAATGTAGGAAGACTTATGATATTGTTTGCAATTGTGAATATTTTCTATGGAATCCATCTTGCTAAGGCCGAAAGCTCATGGAATGGTGGTTATGGATTTATTCTTGCACTATTTGTTATAACCATTCTCATTTTAGAGTTTAGAAAGTTACGGGAGTGA